The Desulfomicrobium orale DSM 12838 genome includes a window with the following:
- a CDS encoding FecR family protein, which yields MNSHSRKPKAKVLKQAARWFARTRAGDFSEADRTRLAAWLEADPAHRAAFTATEKTWEEAGLIDPSLLENESRTEKGCFLFRPRLQLAGLAALMILGLFFFRPEMERAWLAVAGGEKPYATRPGETRTVTLEDGSILEMNANTSFTARCSWWKRRIDLGEGEIFLRVRREPWRPFEVVSHQGLARVLGTSFHVRSRGGRVSVDVEEGLVRVETSPRRAGTPARSVELRKGEGVDYGWAGDMAKTRKARLEESTDWRGGKIVFRSMPLAEVLQKLEDYHNVRLKLADPALGGEHFTGVFRVNDLDEILEAVALSFSLTTKAEPDGTLVLAPKRR from the coding sequence ATGAACTCCCATTCCCGAAAACCGAAAGCGAAAGTCCTCAAGCAGGCGGCCCGGTGGTTTGCCCGCACCCGCGCCGGAGATTTTTCAGAAGCGGACAGGACGCGGCTTGCGGCATGGCTCGAAGCGGACCCCGCACACAGGGCCGCGTTCACGGCCACGGAAAAAACCTGGGAAGAGGCGGGGCTGATCGATCCCTCACTGCTGGAAAACGAAAGCCGCACGGAAAAAGGCTGTTTTCTTTTCCGGCCGCGCCTCCAACTGGCCGGCCTGGCCGCGCTGATGATCCTTGGCCTGTTCTTCTTCCGGCCGGAAATGGAACGGGCGTGGCTGGCCGTGGCGGGCGGGGAAAAGCCTTACGCCACCCGGCCGGGCGAAACGCGCACGGTAACTCTGGAAGACGGGTCCATACTGGAGATGAACGCCAACACCTCCTTCACGGCGCGCTGTTCCTGGTGGAAACGGCGCATTGATCTGGGCGAAGGAGAAATCTTCCTGCGGGTCAGGCGGGAGCCGTGGCGGCCGTTCGAGGTCGTGTCTCATCAGGGCCTGGCCAGAGTTCTGGGCACGAGCTTTCACGTCCGCAGCCGGGGCGGACGGGTATCCGTGGACGTGGAGGAAGGGCTGGTCCGGGTGGAAACATCGCCCCGCCGCGCCGGTACCCCGGCCCGAAGCGTGGAGCTCAGGAAGGGCGAGGGAGTGGATTACGGCTGGGCCGGAGACATGGCCAAAACGCGAAAGGCCCGGCTGGAAGAAAGCACAGACTGGCGGGGAGGGAAAATCGTGTTCCGCTCCATGCCGCTGGCGGAAGTGCTGCAAAAGCTCGAAGACTACCACAATGTCCGGCTGAAACTGGCCGACCCGGCTCTTGGCGGCGAACATTTCACGGGCGTTTTCAGGGTCAACGATCTGGATGAGATCCTGGAGGCCGTGGCTCTTTCCTTTTCCCTGACCACGAAGGCGGAGCCGGACGGCACGCTGGTTCTCGCTCCAAAACGGAGGTGA
- a CDS encoding biopolymer transporter ExbD, translating into MLIGVSAAGKVFLESKEIDIRSVRAHVERSMAENPEGAVVIVADKASSTGVVIQVMDQCRLAGAKSVSIAASKSAAEG; encoded by the coding sequence ATCCTGATCGGCGTTTCCGCCGCCGGGAAGGTGTTTCTGGAATCCAAGGAGATCGACATCCGCAGCGTGCGCGCCCATGTGGAACGCAGCATGGCCGAGAACCCCGAGGGGGCGGTGGTCATCGTGGCGGACAAGGCCAGCAGCACGGGCGTGGTCATCCAGGTCATGGATCAGTGCCGTCTGGCCGGAGCCAAGAGCGTGAGCATCGCCGCGTCCAAGAGCGCGGCCGAGGGGTAG
- a CDS encoding energy transducer TonB produces MKPRRKRLLAGLAGALVVNLLLFGLLPVLVGTQSSGTDLEDITAVQLVDVTPPAPPPEKEETPEPPKPPEPPKIMPAMTMPRKPVDVPRMDLQLPDLNFEINPQLAAGMAVAAPPAEAAPAPAALSSDLFSLEEVDQVPAVQKQVKPPYPQRAKRLNVEGVVEVRFLVNQDGSVSDVEIVSATPAGMFEDSVLKTLPRWKFSPGKKDGQLVRTRVVTSIKFELTR; encoded by the coding sequence GTGAAACCGCGCCGGAAACGCCTGCTGGCGGGCCTGGCCGGGGCCCTGGTGGTCAATCTGCTGCTGTTCGGCCTGTTGCCCGTTCTGGTGGGCACGCAGTCGTCGGGGACCGATCTGGAGGACATCACGGCGGTGCAGCTGGTGGATGTGACGCCGCCCGCTCCGCCGCCGGAAAAGGAGGAGACGCCGGAGCCCCCCAAGCCGCCGGAGCCGCCCAAGATCATGCCGGCCATGACCATGCCCCGGAAACCGGTGGATGTGCCCAGGATGGATCTGCAGCTGCCAGACCTGAACTTCGAGATCAATCCGCAGCTGGCGGCGGGGATGGCCGTGGCCGCTCCTCCGGCCGAGGCGGCTCCCGCTCCGGCCGCTCTGTCCAGCGACCTGTTTTCTCTGGAAGAGGTGGACCAGGTCCCCGCTGTCCAGAAGCAGGTCAAGCCGCCCTATCCCCAGCGGGCCAAGCGGCTGAATGTGGAAGGCGTGGTGGAGGTGCGCTTTCTGGTCAATCAGGATGGTTCCGTCAGCGATGTGGAGATCGTTTCGGCCACGCCCGCGGGCATGTTCGAGGACAGCGTCCTGAAGACGCTGCCGCGCTGGAAATTTTCGCCCGGGAAAAAAGACGGCCAGCTGGTCCGCACCAGAGTGGTCACTTCCATCAAATTCGAGCTGACCCGGTGA
- a CDS encoding tetratricopeptide repeat protein, with protein MRMSHLPRVSGPLLRMAVCVFFACCASAPVSALAEQGREELSRPMQEALYNADQAMNKKQYAQAEKILGDYMAKHPAPKHHFVEFLLGNALIMQGKNARALEHYTSATSLRPDFAPAWANQGKAAYDLGQYAVAGRALGKAYELDGKKDGALLYQSAAAYLMGKRNAEALPALERLASGALGAPRQEWLEALLKTYMELGKGAKAAQTVKGLLARDQENPGWWKLLAQMQTRQHSYKEALSAWEVYATLAGTIPAEEEILIGDIYSAAGVPLRAAQWYARALPRTGSSSLREKLARSYLAAHQPAQAASFASKAASERPGAEMWRIAGQAYFELGEYRKAYDAYAESLRLDASDGRSQLMQGYCALQLRNKSLASAALEKARKYSSVRAQAEELLRAVAAL; from the coding sequence ATGCGTATGTCCCACTTGCCGCGCGTTTCCGGGCCGTTGCTCCGGATGGCGGTCTGCGTCTTTTTCGCGTGCTGTGCATCGGCACCCGTTTCCGCATTGGCGGAGCAGGGCAGGGAAGAACTGTCCCGGCCCATGCAGGAAGCCCTCTACAACGCCGATCAGGCCATGAACAAAAAGCAGTACGCCCAGGCCGAGAAAATCCTTGGCGACTACATGGCGAAACATCCCGCGCCGAAGCATCATTTTGTGGAGTTTCTGCTGGGGAACGCCCTGATCATGCAAGGCAAGAACGCCCGCGCTCTGGAGCATTACACTTCGGCCACGTCCCTGCGGCCGGACTTCGCTCCGGCCTGGGCCAATCAGGGCAAGGCAGCCTACGATCTGGGGCAGTATGCCGTTGCCGGCCGGGCCCTGGGCAAAGCCTACGAACTGGACGGGAAAAAGGATGGCGCTCTGCTGTACCAGTCGGCCGCCGCCTACCTCATGGGAAAGAGGAACGCCGAAGCCCTGCCCGCTCTGGAGCGGCTGGCTTCCGGCGCCCTGGGCGCTCCCAGACAGGAATGGCTGGAGGCCCTGCTCAAGACGTATATGGAGCTCGGCAAGGGGGCCAAGGCGGCCCAGACCGTAAAAGGGCTGCTGGCCCGGGATCAGGAGAACCCCGGATGGTGGAAACTGCTGGCCCAGATGCAGACCCGGCAGCACAGCTACAAGGAGGCCCTGAGCGCCTGGGAGGTTTACGCGACCCTGGCCGGAACCATTCCCGCGGAGGAGGAAATCCTGATCGGAGATATCTATTCCGCCGCCGGGGTGCCCCTTCGGGCGGCACAGTGGTACGCGCGGGCCCTGCCCAGAACCGGGAGCAGCAGCCTGCGGGAGAAATTGGCCCGCTCCTATCTGGCCGCACATCAGCCGGCGCAGGCCGCATCCTTTGCATCCAAGGCCGCGAGCGAACGCCCCGGCGCGGAAATGTGGCGCATAGCGGGGCAGGCCTATTTTGAACTTGGCGAGTACAGAAAAGCCTACGACGCCTATGCCGAAAGCCTGCGCCTGGATGCCTCCGACGGACGGAGCCAGCTCATGCAGGGCTATTGCGCCTTGCAGCTGCGCAACAAGAGTCTGGCCTCGGCCGCGTTGGAGAAGGCCAGAAAGTATTCCTCGGTCCGCGCTCAGGCCGAGGAGCTGCTGCGGGCCGTGGCCGCGTTATAG
- a CDS encoding MotA/TolQ/ExbB proton channel family protein: MWSDFFLQAYTYLEPGGVVMIPLILTSVWMWTLIIERLIWFARLSKLDISLGQALQSAHSGRLPEGASGLRTDVVRFFLNERTGRRDVDILLLDRLALHVRPYIRRSLSTIAILAAVAPLFGLLGTVTGMITTFDVISLFGTGNAKAMAGGISEALITTQSGLLAATPGLFMSVFLSRRAAKLEDLMQETISILKRRL, translated from the coding sequence ATGTGGAGTGATTTTTTTCTCCAGGCCTACACGTATCTGGAGCCGGGCGGAGTGGTCATGATCCCGCTCATCCTGACCTCGGTCTGGATGTGGACGCTGATCATCGAACGCCTGATCTGGTTCGCCCGCCTGTCCAAGCTGGATATTTCCCTCGGGCAGGCCCTGCAGTCGGCGCACAGCGGCAGGCTGCCGGAGGGCGCTTCCGGGCTGCGCACGGATGTGGTCCGGTTTTTCCTGAACGAGCGCACCGGCCGCCGGGATGTGGACATCCTTCTGCTGGACCGTCTGGCTCTGCATGTGCGCCCGTACATCCGCCGGTCGCTGTCCACCATCGCCATCCTGGCCGCAGTGGCTCCGCTGTTCGGCCTTCTGGGCACGGTGACGGGCATGATCACCACCTTCGATGTCATCTCCCTGTTCGGAACGGGTAATGCCAAGGCCATGGCCGGAGGCATTTCCGAGGCCCTCATCACCACCCAGAGCGGGCTTCTGGCCGCCACGCCGGGGCTTTTCATGAGCGTGTTTCTGTCCCGCCGGGCCGCCAAGCTGGAGGATCTGATGCAAGAAACCATTTCCATCCTGAAGAGGCGCCTGTGA
- a CDS encoding biopolymer transporter ExbD → MISIRRTLRSGRTAEINMAPLIDLVFLLLIFFLVTTSFVKESGVDVGARRHPRPLSRKRAIS, encoded by the coding sequence GTGATCAGTATCCGCCGGACCCTGCGCAGCGGAAGAACCGCGGAGATCAACATGGCTCCGCTCATCGATCTCGTCTTCCTGCTGCTCATTTTCTTTCTGGTGACCACGAGCTTCGTGAAGGAATCGGGCGTTGATGTGGGCGCCCGCAGGCATCCACGGCCACTCTCAAGGAAGCGGGCAATATCCTGA
- a CDS encoding RNA polymerase sigma factor, producing MNRCDSYFEKIFKNNYSEVYSFLLKKLGSSDDASDATQDTFLRMAKCCGQTNISSPKSYLYRIARNVATDLLRSRASRSRHLDTADIEAQPSSLPSPDAELEFSQRQKRMKQALDALPARCREVFILHRHENLTYREIAARLGISQKTVEKHISKAISQLQKAFFQP from the coding sequence ATGAACAGATGTGATTCATACTTCGAGAAAATATTCAAAAACAACTACAGTGAAGTCTATTCTTTTCTGTTGAAAAAACTGGGCTCATCTGACGATGCATCTGACGCTACTCAGGATACATTTCTCAGAATGGCGAAATGCTGCGGGCAGACAAATATCTCCTCCCCAAAATCCTATCTCTACAGAATTGCCCGTAACGTCGCCACAGATCTGCTGCGTTCCAGAGCGTCCCGCAGCCGCCATCTGGATACGGCGGACATCGAAGCCCAGCCGTCTTCACTGCCCTCTCCCGATGCGGAGCTGGAGTTCTCCCAACGCCAGAAACGCATGAAGCAGGCCCTGGACGCGCTCCCCGCGCGCTGCCGGGAAGTCTTCATCCTGCACCGCCACGAAAACCTGACCTACCGGGAAATCGCGGCCAGACTCGGCATCTCCCAGAAAACAGTGGAGAAGCACATCTCAAAGGCCATCTCCCAGCTCCAGAAGGCTTTTTTCCAGCCCTGA
- a CDS encoding helix-turn-helix domain-containing protein produces the protein MASDKTPFIQTFRDYYRTHDCFVEVASHAYPEPDQLRMELKYPAGRGWMEFIQISQGLGVGMCEYELSRPLGGGYPKEIRTSFRINLMLSGEFELFVPAANRNQIIRGGEIWACRNFREDLHFKQPPGKPIRGISIDLPKSMIESWLSTSQCETNRCLRMLLGEESLPRGTFPPGMFPLSRSPQRTAALTELASQILDARRDTVCGRLHFEALTLELLARILDFELPASTRSFRAPIDETIDILRMEWANPPTISALSRRVGLNECYLKADFRQRTGRSIGEYVRQLRMKHALELLESGRSVLQAATAVGYSNPSHFSAAFKKQYGRLPSSCLAR, from the coding sequence ATGGCATCCGACAAAACTCCGTTTATCCAGACCTTCCGGGATTACTACCGCACTCATGACTGCTTTGTGGAAGTTGCCTCCCATGCCTATCCGGAGCCGGACCAGCTGCGCATGGAGCTGAAATACCCGGCAGGCAGGGGATGGATGGAATTCATCCAGATAAGCCAGGGACTGGGCGTGGGCATGTGCGAGTACGAGCTGTCCCGCCCTTTGGGCGGCGGCTATCCCAAAGAGATACGGACATCTTTTCGCATCAATCTGATGCTTTCCGGTGAATTCGAACTTTTCGTACCCGCCGCCAATCGAAACCAGATCATACGCGGCGGAGAAATATGGGCATGCCGGAATTTCAGGGAGGACCTGCACTTCAAGCAGCCCCCGGGAAAACCCATTCGCGGAATCTCCATCGACCTGCCGAAATCCATGATCGAATCCTGGCTCAGTACCTCGCAATGCGAAACGAACAGGTGTCTCAGGATGCTCCTCGGCGAGGAGTCTTTGCCTCGCGGCACGTTTCCTCCGGGAATGTTCCCTCTGTCCCGCTCCCCACAGCGGACCGCGGCCCTGACGGAGCTGGCTTCACAGATTCTGGATGCCCGGCGGGACACCGTCTGCGGACGCCTGCATTTCGAAGCCCTGACTCTGGAACTCCTGGCCCGGATACTGGACTTTGAGCTTCCGGCCAGCACCCGCTCTTTCCGCGCACCCATTGACGAAACCATCGACATCCTGCGCATGGAATGGGCCAACCCGCCGACCATCTCGGCCCTGTCCCGCCGCGTCGGTCTGAACGAATGCTATCTCAAGGCCGATTTCCGGCAGCGCACCGGACGATCCATCGGCGAGTACGTACGCCAGCTGCGCATGAAACACGCCCTGGAGCTTCTGGAGTCCGGCCGGTCGGTCCTCCAAGCGGCCACGGCGGTGGGCTACTCCAACCCCAGCCATTTCAGTGCGGCCTTCAAAAAACAGTACGGCCGCCTGCCATCGTCCTGCCTCGCCAGATAA
- a CDS encoding TonB-dependent receptor → MAVNDTQKEEAMYAYLTRIAGKTAFALVLVLLAAGATAAAPKTAYDIPPQSLQSALLLYQEQSGLNLAYPDNLVKGKTSPGVNGEAADMEALSQLLRGTGLAYARTGQGGIVLREALAGTTAGSPGAAPDVRQDKVRKENALKLDNIVVTATKTEMKTHEVPAAVNVVTDEDIKLTPGADNYYDAIRNVPGVAVRKEGFQDTVLIRGKESSILINGRDMNPFITNTSLITGSMNVGMGAVERIEVIKGPQAAIHGSKAVSGVVNVIHKRGDKDNPFAELHGFYGTGDELSGGLNLGGGYENLSWFLDFSAAEQDEYKTPKGKIPYMDYKRKNLYVRLDYAFSDDHELYLDYTYNRSKNTLGGDGYHYTKSEWNQIYSHEPEYQGAFLTYNGKFSDIFSLYATAGIGKNDYEMIYGSPNYKPQHFLNKENETFFKEDIFQGEVRGTVNFLSDERLRGIFGVQYKNTDIDGSSDLTSNGIKERFFAWDERERYWAPYAQLEFKPIPYLLLVGGVRYDDYDSSGKKMTATNPNVGLSIFPFAGTDYDWSTIWCSYSEAFKTPTASERYLPGFLGGNPDLDPEKSQGWEIGLKQRIATWANFEMSYFQTDYENLIRLVTLGPMEWKFLNVDEAEYKGYELAAEIYPADWLTLHFSLTDLDREDKDTGKKLLGQPNQMFQYGVTLNDLYGFSFSLWGRQNEDFKVKSGGKKVAHPSEGDIIWDAKLLYRWDLTENSVFEPFISVENIGDEEYYAYPPDMGIMEGRTWHVGANLRVNF, encoded by the coding sequence TTGGCAGTCAACGATACGCAAAAAGAGGAAGCAATGTACGCATACCTGACACGCATCGCAGGCAAAACAGCCTTCGCCCTGGTCCTTGTTCTTCTGGCCGCCGGCGCGACGGCGGCGGCACCAAAAACAGCCTATGACATTCCGCCCCAGAGCCTGCAATCCGCCCTGCTCCTTTATCAGGAACAATCAGGACTCAATCTGGCCTACCCGGACAATCTGGTGAAGGGTAAAACCTCGCCCGGCGTGAATGGAGAAGCCGCGGACATGGAAGCGTTGTCGCAGCTTCTGCGCGGCACCGGCCTGGCCTATGCCCGGACCGGTCAGGGCGGAATCGTGCTGAGGGAAGCCCTCGCCGGGACGACAGCCGGGTCACCCGGAGCAGCGCCGGATGTCCGGCAGGATAAAGTCCGGAAAGAGAACGCCCTGAAACTGGACAATATCGTGGTCACGGCCACCAAGACGGAAATGAAAACACACGAGGTGCCGGCGGCGGTAAATGTGGTCACGGATGAAGACATCAAGCTCACCCCCGGAGCGGACAATTACTACGACGCCATCCGCAATGTCCCCGGCGTTGCAGTGAGAAAAGAAGGATTTCAAGATACTGTCCTCATTCGCGGAAAAGAATCTTCCATATTGATCAACGGTCGAGACATGAACCCTTTTATTACCAACACCAGCCTGATTACAGGTTCCATGAATGTCGGCATGGGGGCCGTTGAACGCATTGAAGTGATCAAGGGGCCGCAAGCGGCCATTCATGGATCCAAGGCCGTATCCGGAGTCGTGAACGTCATTCATAAACGTGGAGACAAGGACAATCCTTTTGCGGAACTGCACGGGTTTTACGGCACGGGTGACGAGTTGAGCGGGGGCCTGAACCTGGGCGGCGGCTATGAAAATCTGTCCTGGTTTCTGGATTTTTCCGCAGCCGAGCAGGATGAATATAAAACACCCAAAGGCAAAATTCCGTACATGGATTACAAACGGAAGAATCTATATGTCCGTCTGGACTATGCCTTTTCGGACGACCATGAACTGTACCTTGATTATACCTACAATCGGTCGAAGAACACCTTGGGCGGAGACGGCTACCATTATACAAAATCGGAATGGAACCAAATCTATTCTCATGAACCCGAGTATCAGGGCGCTTTTTTAACATACAACGGCAAGTTTTCCGATATTTTTTCCTTGTACGCCACGGCTGGAATAGGAAAAAATGATTATGAAATGATCTACGGCAGCCCTAATTACAAGCCTCAGCATTTCCTGAACAAGGAAAATGAAACATTTTTCAAGGAGGATATTTTCCAGGGTGAAGTGCGCGGCACGGTGAATTTTCTTTCTGATGAGCGTTTGCGAGGGATTTTCGGGGTTCAATATAAAAATACCGATATAGATGGGAGCTCGGATTTGACATCCAATGGGATTAAAGAGCGTTTTTTTGCATGGGATGAACGTGAAAGATACTGGGCACCGTACGCGCAACTGGAGTTCAAGCCCATTCCGTATCTGTTGTTGGTGGGCGGCGTGCGTTACGATGATTACGATTCCAGCGGGAAAAAGATGACTGCGACCAATCCCAATGTCGGGCTGTCCATTTTTCCCTTTGCCGGCACTGATTACGACTGGAGCACCATCTGGTGCTCGTACAGCGAGGCATTCAAGACACCGACAGCCTCGGAGCGTTATCTTCCCGGTTTTCTGGGCGGAAATCCGGATCTTGATCCGGAAAAATCCCAAGGCTGGGAAATCGGATTAAAACAGCGAATTGCAACCTGGGCTAATTTTGAAATGAGCTATTTCCAAACGGATTATGAAAATTTAATCAGACTGGTGACCTTAGGACCGATGGAGTGGAAGTTTCTGAATGTGGACGAGGCGGAATACAAGGGCTATGAGCTTGCGGCGGAAATTTATCCTGCAGACTGGCTGACCCTGCATTTCAGTCTGACTGATTTGGACAGAGAAGACAAAGATACCGGGAAAAAACTTCTGGGGCAGCCCAACCAGATGTTTCAATACGGCGTGACCCTCAATGATCTCTATGGATTTTCCTTTTCCCTTTGGGGTCGCCAGAATGAGGATTTCAAAGTTAAGTCCGGAGGAAAAAAGGTCGCCCATCCGTCCGAAGGCGATATCATCTGGGACGCAAAACTGCTCTATCGTTGGGACCTTACCGAAAATTCAGTATTCGAGCCTTTTATTTCCGTGGAGAACATCGGGGATGAGGAGTACTATGCGTATCCTCCAGACATGGGCATCATGGAAGGCCGCACCTGGCATGTAGGGGCAAACCTGAGAGTCAACTTCTAA
- a CDS encoding MotA/TolQ/ExbB proton channel family protein: protein MKISCLLRPAVFLGLLTFCLCLSSAALAEDMRAASRKARAQYEAAQARERESRERIQKDRGALEHEVAALEQRARKFELEIQALNTEIQELDNSTRALNEEQAEANTGLREISGSVRVAARDLETQLSQSLLTAAHPEYRKVLEPVLEKDRNPDLKDAGALADLFFQAMDESGAVTLQTRSFVGRDGREESGGVLLVGPFLGAYRTSAETGFLRFSEDTGQLFALSALPDWLVRRNLDKYFDGASDSIKLDISGGAALRQVMHTNSLLDQIKNGGLLVWPILAIAFFALIMALERTVFLKRVHDNADRLMDKVNTLARQGRWEDCEQALCSRGSGRPVCNVLRAGLEARGETRETLESVLQEAILRELPRLDRFLPMLNMLGSVAPLLGLLGTVTGMISTFHVITLHGTGDPRMMSGGISEALVTTMLGLAVAIPIMLVHTFLSRRVDHIVGDMEEQAVALTNILYRESTCGGAHVE from the coding sequence ATGAAAATATCCTGCCTTCTCCGGCCGGCCGTTTTTCTGGGCCTTCTCACCTTCTGTCTGTGCCTGAGTTCCGCGGCCCTTGCCGAGGACATGCGTGCCGCGTCCCGCAAGGCCCGCGCCCAGTATGAGGCCGCGCAGGCACGGGAGCGGGAGAGCCGGGAGCGCATCCAGAAGGACCGTGGCGCGCTGGAGCACGAGGTGGCCGCGCTGGAGCAGCGGGCCCGGAAGTTCGAGCTCGAAATTCAGGCCCTCAACACGGAAATTCAGGAGCTGGACAACAGCACCCGCGCCCTGAACGAGGAACAGGCCGAGGCCAACACCGGCCTGCGCGAAATCAGCGGGTCCGTGCGTGTGGCCGCGCGGGACCTCGAAACGCAGCTGTCCCAGTCCCTGCTGACGGCCGCTCATCCCGAGTACAGAAAAGTCCTCGAGCCTGTTCTGGAAAAGGACCGCAACCCGGACCTCAAGGATGCCGGCGCTCTGGCGGACCTGTTTTTCCAGGCCATGGACGAGTCCGGCGCGGTGACGCTTCAGACCCGTTCCTTCGTCGGCCGGGACGGCCGGGAGGAGAGCGGGGGGGTGCTTCTGGTGGGTCCTTTTCTCGGGGCGTACCGCACCTCCGCAGAAACGGGATTCCTGCGCTTCTCCGAGGACACAGGGCAGCTTTTCGCCCTGTCGGCCCTGCCGGACTGGCTGGTCCGCCGCAATCTGGACAAATACTTCGACGGCGCTTCCGACAGCATCAAGCTGGATATTTCCGGCGGAGCGGCCCTGCGCCAGGTCATGCATACCAACAGCCTGCTGGATCAGATCAAAAACGGCGGACTGCTGGTCTGGCCCATTCTGGCCATCGCCTTTTTCGCGCTGATCATGGCCCTGGAGCGCACCGTTTTCCTGAAGCGGGTCCACGACAACGCGGACCGGCTCATGGACAAGGTCAACACCCTGGCCCGTCAGGGCCGCTGGGAGGACTGTGAACAGGCCCTGTGCAGCAGGGGCAGCGGCCGCCCCGTATGCAACGTGCTCCGGGCCGGGCTGGAGGCCCGGGGAGAGACCCGGGAAACTCTGGAGAGCGTGCTGCAGGAGGCCATTCTGCGGGAATTGCCACGGCTGGACCGTTTTCTGCCCATGCTGAACATGCTGGGGTCCGTGGCTCCGCTTCTGGGCCTTCTGGGCACGGTGACGGGCATGATCAGCACCTTCCATGTCATCACCCTGCATGGCACCGGCGATCCGCGCATGATGTCCGGGGGCATCTCCGAAGCTCTGGTCACGACCATGCTCGGCCTGGCCGTGGCCATCCCCATCATGCTGGTGCACACATTCCTGTCCCGCCGGGTGGATCATATCGTGGGCGACATGGAGGAGCAGGCCGTGGCCCTGACCAATATCCTCTACCGGGAATCCACCTGCGGGGGAGCTCATGTGGAGTGA
- a CDS encoding DUF3450 domain-containing protein codes for MRKRFSSGRDSHRRAAGIALILGSLAFSGPPSALAENPAQVSRTLEQAIEMDQRTQKNEDQWADRKSELIARQQTLAYAVDNLQRERDILSQRREVAQKLLAEARRGVESSRAFEQDLEPFLDATLTRLENFVQRDLPFLPDERRERLRNLRETLVRVDASSAEKLRRVMEALQVEVTYGHTVEAYQDTIDLEGTPLLMDMLRVGRVSLFCCSPDGSVVGQYDRVSGKFVPLPKEAAREVGKALEIARRERTADLVDLPIGRIEK; via the coding sequence ATGAGAAAAAGATTTTCTTCCGGGAGAGACTCCCACCGCCGTGCGGCGGGAATCGCCCTGATTCTGGGCAGTCTGGCCTTTTCAGGGCCGCCTTCGGCTCTGGCTGAAAATCCCGCGCAGGTTTCCCGGACGCTGGAGCAGGCCATCGAGATGGATCAGCGGACCCAGAAAAACGAGGACCAGTGGGCGGACAGGAAAAGCGAGCTCATCGCCCGTCAGCAGACCTTGGCCTATGCCGTGGACAACCTGCAGCGGGAGCGGGATATCCTGAGCCAGCGCCGGGAGGTGGCGCAAAAGCTTCTGGCCGAGGCCCGGCGCGGCGTGGAAAGCTCCAGGGCTTTCGAACAGGATCTGGAGCCTTTTCTGGATGCCACGCTGACCCGCCTGGAGAACTTCGTGCAGCGGGATCTGCCTTTCCTGCCCGATGAACGCCGGGAGAGGCTGAGGAATCTGCGCGAAACTCTGGTCCGCGTCGATGCGAGCAGCGCGGAGAAACTGCGCCGGGTCATGGAGGCCCTGCAGGTGGAAGTCACCTACGGCCACACGGTGGAGGCCTATCAGGACACCATCGACCTGGAAGGTACGCCGCTGCTCATGGACATGCTGCGCGTCGGCCGGGTCAGCCTGTTCTGCTGCTCGCCGGACGGCAGCGTGGTGGGACAGTACGACCGCGTTTCCGGAAAGTTCGTGCCGCTCCCCAAGGAAGCCGCCCGTGAAGTGGGCAAGGCGCTGGAGATTGCCCGCCGCGAACGCACCGCGGACTTGGTGGATCTGCCCATCGGACGGATCGAGAAATGA